The Salvia splendens isolate huo1 chromosome 21, SspV2, whole genome shotgun sequence genome includes a window with the following:
- the LOC121784284 gene encoding beta-glucosidase 18-like, with protein MAYERANYPPARCSPPFGDCVSGNSDVEPLIVVHNSPCQSWFIFQVIMFEVILMQSKVDGVLSIAVCAFMYVPMTDDEKDKAAADRALAFNVAWTLEPLVFGDYPPEMRSIHGPELPSFSAEERVLLRDSIDFIGINHYAKDCTHSVCVCNISSCVQGSDRTIRGFTYTGVPIGERVRIILTVLFFEDIDESANF; from the exons ATGGCGTATGAGAGGGCAAACTACCCGCCTGCTCGCTGCTCGCCACCTTTTGGCGACTGTGTTAGTGGGAATTCAGATGTTGAGCCCCTGATTGTCGTGCACAACAGCCCATGCCAAAGCTG GTTTATATTTCAAGTGATTATGTTTGAGGTGATCTTGATGCAGTCGAAAGTGGATGGTGTATTGAGCATCGCTGTCTGTGCTTTCATGTACGTGCCAATGACAGACGACGAGAAGGATAAGGCAGCTGCAGATAGAGCATTAGCTTTCAATGTTGCCTG GACGCTGGAACCACTTGTGTTTGGGGATTACCCTCCAGAAATGAGGAGTATCCACGGACCCGAGTTACCAAGTTTTTCTGCAGAGGAAAGGGTGCTTTTGAGGGACAGCATAGACTTTATTGGGATAAACCATTATGCAAAGGATTGCACCCATTCCGTTTGCGTCTGCAACATATCTAGTTGCGTCCAAGGCAGCGACCGTACAATCAGGGGCTTCACCTACACTGGTGTTCCGATTGGGGAGCGAGTGAGAATAATCTTGACTGTTCTTTTCTTTGAGGACattgatgaatcggcgaatttttga
- the LOC121784285 gene encoding beta-glucosidase 18-like, with protein MVAGVDYKVILALLLFCCTTAHVSEERVIIKRSDFPPDFLFGAATSAYQVEGTVLEDGRSLSNWDIFSHIEGNVADGSNAYIADDHYHRYLEDIEIMHSLGLTAYRFSISWSRILPRGRDGPVNKVAVQFYGNIIYKLVTKGIHPFVTLFHFEYPQELEDRFGGWLSPLMHYIVIASVFELGDGVRCQSSVLRA; from the exons ATGGTTGCTGGTGTTG ATTATAAGGTCATACTAGCCCTTTTGCTCTTTTGTTGTACAACTGCTCATGTCAG TGAAGAACGTGTAATCATCAAAAGATCAGATTTTCCACCAGATTTTCTCTTTGGGGCTGCTACTTCTGCTTATCAA GTGGAAGGAACAGTTCTTGAAGATGGTAGAAGTCTGAGCAACTGGGACATTTTTTCTCATATTGAAG GTAACGTAGCAGATGGGAGCAATGCTTATATAGCTGATGATCACTACCATCGTTACCTG GAAGATATTGAGATTATGCATTCACTTGGATTGACTGCTTACCGATTTTCGATTTCATGGAGTAGAATTCTCCCTA GAGGGAGAGATGGCCCAGTTAACAAAGTTGCTGTCCAATTCTATGGAAATATTATATATAAGCTCGTAACCAAGG GTATTCACCCTTTTGTGACTCTTTTCCACTTCGAGTATCCTCAAGAACTCGAAGACAGATTCGGAGGATGGCTCAGCCCTCTCATGCATTAT attgtgataGCTTCGGTTTTTGAGCTCGGTGATGGTGTTCGGTGTCAGAGCTCGGTGTtacgagcttaa